The following is a genomic window from Deltaproteobacteria bacterium.
CGCTCACGCGCGAAATCACCCCTGTTTTCATGGGCTCCGCCTACAAAAACAAAGGGGTTCAGCCGCTTCTGGATGCCGTCACCGATCTTCTCCCCTGCCCCTCGGAAGTGGAAAACCAGGCCCTGGACATGCAGGCGGACGAAGCGTCGGTCGTTCTGCACTCGGATCCTGCCAAGCCCCCGGTCGCCCTGGCCTTCAAGTTGGAAGACGGGCAGTACGGACAACTCACCTATATCAGGGTGTATCAGGGCACCATCGCCAAGGGCGATACCATCGTAAATGCCCGGACGGGCAAAAAGGCCAAGGTGGGCAGGCTCGTTCGCATGCACGCCGATCAAATGGAAGAAATCGATGCGATCCCCGCCGGTTACATCGGCGCGCTCTTCGGCATCGACTGCGCGTCCGGCGACACGTTCACCGACCGCAACAGCCGGCTCAGCATGACGTCCATGTATGTGCCGGAGCCCGTTATTTCGCTGGCCATCGTTCCCAAGGACAACAAGGCCCAAAACAATATGTCGAAGGCGCTCAACCGCTTCACCAAAGAGGATCCCACCTTTAAGACCTATGTCAACCAGGAGACGGGCGACACCATCATCTCCGGTATGGGAGAGTTGCACCTGGAAGTCTACATCGAACGGATGCGACGCGAATACAACGCCGACGTGGAAACCGGGATGCCCAGAGTCGCCTATCGCGAAACCATCACCCGCAAGGCAGCCTTCAATTACACCCATAAAAAACAGACCGGTGGAGCGGGCCAGTTCGGCCGTGTGGCCGGATACATGGAACCGGCCGATGCCGATGAGTTCGAATTCGTCAACAGCGTCACCGGCGGAGCCATCCCGACCCAGTTTATCCCGGCCTGCGAAAAAGGCTTTCGAAACTGCCTGGAAAAGGGGCCCAAAATGGAGCTGCCGGTCACCGGCGTCCGAATCGTCATCAACGACGGGGCATCCCATGCCGTGGATTCGTCGGAAATGGCCTTTCAGGCTGCCGCCCGAGGTGCTTTTCTGGAAGCCTACGCCCAGGCCCGGCCCGTCATTCACGAACCGATCATGAAAGTCGTCGTCGAGTCTCCAACGGAATTCCAGGGCAGCGTCATGGGATCGCTGAATCAGCGCCGGGGCATCATTCTGGGTTCCCAGGACGAAGGGGCCATGTGCGTCATCGAGGCCCAGGTACCCCTGGCGGAGATGTTCGGCTACTCCACGGTTCTGAGGTCGGGCACCCAGGGAAAAGCCCAGTTCACCATGGAATTCAACGCCTATCGACAGGTTCCGCAAAGTATTGCCGAGGAGTTGGTGAAAAAGGCCCAGGAGGAGAAAAAAAACGTCGCCTGACAAAAACGCTGGCCGCGCTTTCCTGAAACGCGGCTGTGTCGCCGTCATTTGAAATAAGAATAACAAGAGGATCACATTGCCTGGTCCCCTTTCAACGCGCAACGCATGGCGTATAAAAACGATTATCATGACCAAACCAGACATCGCAGGGGCACGCAACCTGCAAACGACCGGTGGCTCAGCCGTAAAAAGCCCTTCGCGCCCGGCTGAGATCATCGACCTTAGAGAAAGGAATTTCAACATGCTCAAGCAAGATCTCATACTAAGAAATCCCTTGAGGCTTCTAGGGCAGGAAGATCAGTACATCCTCCCCGAGGGCAGCATGGGAGCGGTTCTGGCGCGGGCCGGTGTCGGGAAAACCGCCCTGATGGTGCAGATCGCCCTGGACACGCTCCTGCGGGGAAAAAACGTCCTGCACGTCAGCATGGACGACCCGGTGGACAAGGTCAGCCTGTGGCACAAAGAAGTGTTCGGCAACATGGCCGCGCAGTACAACCTGCCCCATGCCAACCAGCTGTGGGATTCCATTCTGACAAAACGCTTCATCATGACGTTCAGGGTGGAGGGCTTCAGCGTACCCAAGCTGGAGGAACGCCTGCATGATCTCACCGAGCAGAATATCTTCAATCCCCAGATGATCATCATCGACGGCTTCCCGTTCGAAAGTGCCGCCCACGAACCGTTGCGACAGCTGAAGGCATTTGCCGTCAGCAACAGGCTCAGGATCTGGTTTTCGGTGAGGACACACCGCCACGAACAGCTCGGCGCAACGGGGATGCCGCCCCGCCTTTCCAAGCTCGACGACCTTTTCGGGGTCATTCTTCAGCTTCAGCCGGATGGCAAGAAAGTTCACGTCAAGGTTTCGAAAGGTTTCAGGAATGCCGACGAATACCCGGAGCTCCTGCTGGACCCGGCCACGATGCTGATTAATCAGACATCAAAGTGAAGCTCCCCGCACTTATGCACGGGGCCTCTTCACGCACGTAAAATGCTTTGCATTTTACGGCAAGCCGCCTTTGATCGAATTCCCGGGTTTTGCCCGGGAATTCTATTTTAGGCGGTCTATGAATGATCCGATCCGCTTGTGAACCCTTTCGGATCCCTCTCCGAGGAGGATGCCGTGCCTCTCGATGTTGAAAAGGATGAATTCCTTGTCCTCGGCCCCCACTTTTTTAAAAATCCGCCGTGCTCCTTTGGGGTTGACCACGGGGTCGCTGTCGGATTGAATCACCAGCGTCGGAATGGTGACATCGGGCAGCAGCGTCTCCAGTTCCTCCATCAATCGCTCGAGTTCCCTGACGCCGGCGATGGGGTTGCGGAAATAATTGATATGGGGATTCTCCGGATTGTTTTCGACAAACTCCTTTTTGGCAGCCCCTGCGCTGAATTTATCCATCAGGCGGTTCCAGGTGTCCAGGGCCGGGGCAAATCGGGCTGAAAGATCGTTCAGCCGCATGGGGGCGGAAACGGCAAACACGCCCGCCGCCTCTTTCACCCGGGCCGCCAGGTGCAGGGCCAAACCTGCTCCCGTTGAAAATCCGCCCACAACGACCCGCCGGCAGATATTGCTCATAATCGCACAACCGGTTTCCACCGATGCCAGCCAATCCCTATAACTTCTCAGGGCGAGGTCGTCCGGTGAGGTCCCGTGACCTTTCAGCCTCGGGGTATACACCCAGTAGCCCAGTTTCTGCAGATATACGGCCAATTCCCTGACCTCCAGGGGCGCGGCCATGTAGCCGTGGATCAGGAGCACCCCCATCCCCCGCCCCCGCCCCCTGGCGAGGTAAGGCATGCCGACCTCGAGGCCCTTGCTCTCTCCCTCCACGTAATAGGTCCGGTAATCCTCCGCATACTCCTCCTTCGCCCTTTTCATCAGCATACCGACGATGTTGCGCCTGACGAAAATAGCCGGCATCCG
Proteins encoded in this region:
- the fusA gene encoding elongation factor G, whose protein sequence is MEKDLNQVRNIGISAHIDSGKTTLTERILFYTNRIHAIHDVKGKDGVGATMDSMELEKERGITIASAATYCEWRNHQINIIDTPGHVDFTIEVERSLRVLDGAILVLCSVGGVQSQSITVDLQMKRYKVPCIAFINKCDRSGANPFRVIQQLKEKLGHNAVAMQMPIGLEADLEGVVDLVSMQALYFEGANGETLRTAEIPAAMREEAERLREALIDAASMFSDDLMEAALEGEVTTELLLKAVRAGTLTREITPVFMGSAYKNKGVQPLLDAVTDLLPCPSEVENQALDMQADEASVVLHSDPAKPPVALAFKLEDGQYGQLTYIRVYQGTIAKGDTIVNARTGKKAKVGRLVRMHADQMEEIDAIPAGYIGALFGIDCASGDTFTDRNSRLSMTSMYVPEPVISLAIVPKDNKAQNNMSKALNRFTKEDPTFKTYVNQETGDTIISGMGELHLEVYIERMRREYNADVETGMPRVAYRETITRKAAFNYTHKKQTGGAGQFGRVAGYMEPADADEFEFVNSVTGGAIPTQFIPACEKGFRNCLEKGPKMELPVTGVRIVINDGASHAVDSSEMAFQAAARGAFLEAYAQARPVIHEPIMKVVVESPTEFQGSVMGSLNQRRGIILGSQDEGAMCVIEAQVPLAEMFGYSTVLRSGTQGKAQFTMEFNAYRQVPQSIAEELVKKAQEEKKNVA
- a CDS encoding AAA family ATPase, which translates into the protein MTKPDIAGARNLQTTGGSAVKSPSRPAEIIDLRERNFNMLKQDLILRNPLRLLGQEDQYILPEGSMGAVLARAGVGKTALMVQIALDTLLRGKNVLHVSMDDPVDKVSLWHKEVFGNMAAQYNLPHANQLWDSILTKRFIMTFRVEGFSVPKLEERLHDLTEQNIFNPQMIIIDGFPFESAAHEPLRQLKAFAVSNRLRIWFSVRTHRHEQLGATGMPPRLSKLDDLFGVILQLQPDGKKVHVKVSKGFRNADEYPELLLDPATMLINQTSK